A window of Ananas comosus cultivar F153 linkage group 11, ASM154086v1, whole genome shotgun sequence genomic DNA:
GCTTGATCTGAGAGGGTCCGGGGTGTTGTGGGAGGTAGCTGAAGCATCCGCCTTTTTGGGATCATCTCGCACCAAAGCAGCACCAGATGGGGGGGCTGTACCTGTATCTCCGAGTGGCCCCGGTACGACAGCTGCTGTTGAGAGACCCCCTGCCCCTCATTGAAGGGCCCCCATCGCGGCCAGATTTGCCTCGGGGTCGACTAGGAGGCGGGGGTTGGTGTCCGACTCTCCCTCATGATCGACGAACAGGCGAGGGGAAGAAGGGTAAGGGCCGGCGGTCGCAGCGAAGGGCGATGAATCACCGTCCCCGATCAGCTCCAAAGAAGCGGCGAGGGCATCGTGCTTCGCTCCTCCGACTCCTTCGAGAAGCACTGTTGACGATCCGATAATGAAAACCGAAGGGCCCCGACCACTAAGGCGATCCGGTCCAAGGGCCCGAAGAGCAAAGAAACCACCCCGCAGGAGCAGGCCAGGAAAGGGTGATGTGGGCCTGGCACGAGGCTCCAGCTGAGGCCCAATAACTAGCGCAAAGGAAAGCCCACCCATCGCAAAGGAAAGCCTACCCATTGCCCTTAGAGAAAATAAGGTGGGAAAGGTGGGCCCAGAGCCAGAGGATAGCATTGGTAGCTTGGGGCCCGAGGTTTGACCCGTGACGTTGATTGTCTCGGGTCCAACAACGAGGCTGCATGAGTAATTAGCCTTCTTAGGTGAAATCGCAACCCGAGGATCTCTGGTAGGTGAAACCGCAGCCCGAGGAAGGCTATTAGCGCTGAAATGGCAAGGAGGCGATAGGCGAAGCATCCTGCCCCCGCTCTGTCCTCTTACCATTTCTGAGCAAACCTCAGGGGTCGCGCTACACGCAGTCCTCGGGGCTAGCCCTCCCTCCGCCTCGGTCTTCGAGCGAGATCTGCCCGTTGCGGCCCAGCCCCACCGGCCTGCCGCCACACCGAGCAACCCCAACCGGCCTCCCTCCGCACCGCGCAGCCTCGGCGCCCGACGGATAGCCGGCGCTCCCGCCGACCCCGCAGCACGACGCCCCGCCGCCATCGGTTGGGCCCTCGAGGAAGCCGACGTAAGCAGGCCGGACCTCAGAGCCCTGTGATTAGAGTGGTTTGTCTCCGCTTCCTCCAACTCCCCAGGAGCGTCCTCCATGGCCTCATCTTCGCTTGCCTGGTTGCCGTCTGCTTGGCGTTCGTGGTTCCGATTGGCTGGGCGCTCCCCGGGGTTGCCGTCTCCGTTGCGTGGAGGTGTGGGAGGTGCGGGAGGTGCATCAACCCCGCCTGCGTCAGCCCGTTCCCATCGCTCCAGGTGGACCATGACCGGGAACAACTCCTCGCCGATTATCACAGAGAGGTTCTGGGGGATGTTGTAGATCGAGTCGAGAGCAATCTGACAGCGAAAAGCTCGCAGATCCGTCATCGCCCTAGAAACGCTGTCCGCCTTAATGAATCGGCCGAAGCTGCTAACCAGCGCCGCCACTCTCGCCACTGACCAGATCTCGAAGGGGAGATTAATAAGCCGGATCCAGGCCTTGTATTGGACACGATGTGGCCGAGCGTCCCGGTAACGACCCCACGGCCAACACCGCAGCCAGAATCGGTTAAGTGTAAGAATCTCTCTTCTGATGAGCACGTCGGCCGGAACCCAATTCGGCAAGAAGATTGCGTAGTTTCGCTCTCTGCAGCGCGCGACTGCGAAGTCCTCAGTATATCCCCCAAAGCGACTGGCCAAAGCAGTCTTAATGACCGTAATCGGCTCCGGCCCGAGGTTCGCTGGCTCGATGACATCCGCGAGGATGGCGTTCCGACGTAGCTCGATTCGTCGCAGGTACTCCTCCGTATAGGGGACAAAGACCTTGTGGGGAGGAGCTCGTGCCCTGAGGTTAGCCGCTCTATTTATTGCGGCTTTCCTTAAGCCAACTGTCTCTCTGCAGGTTGTCGCTCGATGGCCGGTTCTCCAGCACCTAAGGCACCGCACGGGGTCGCGACACTCCACAACAGCGTGGTCAGTCGCCAAACACCGGAAGCACCTCTTCTGCGATCTTCTTGTGGAACGGTCTCTGTAGGTTCGAGGTGGAGGGGGGCGAGTATGAGGGTGGTGGGAGCTGATTGCCTTGGGTTGAGCAGTTGGCTTCCTAAGCAAGGCCTCCTTATAAGATCCTCTGATCAAAGGAGAGCATTTACTAGGATCAACTTCCCCCCTGGTCATCACCTCGCCCCGCGGTTCTTGAGTCAAACCCCGAGTTTTACTCCATTGGTGTCGAACTGCATGGATGCCACAGCGCTCATGAGTGGAACCCTTGCCAGTTGCATGAAACCTCCTCTCCTCATCTTCAATACAGCTGGAGGGCCTCCTTAACTCCCCGCCTCTGCTATCTTCAGGCTCTTCGTGTGCAGCCGCTTCTTCATAAATATTTCATCTATTTGGTCCTCTTTAAGATCGCTCCGCTTGCCTCGGACGGAGCTCTTGCTGGAAGCGGGTAACTTCCCTTTCTCCACTTCATGATCTCTGCAGACCGCGAATAAATCTCTACCAACCTCGTCTGCCCGGGCAAACCTCGTCTCATCATCTTCTTTACAGCTGGATGGCCTCCATAACTCCCCACCTCTGCTACCTACCTCCGAGCTTTTCGCATGCAGCCGCTTCTTCCTGGATTTTTCATCATTTCGGTCCTTATTGAAACCACTCAGTTTGCCTCGGGCGGGGCTCTTGCTGAAAGCAGGTAACTTCCCTTTCTCCACTTCAACCTCTCTGCAGACCTCTAGTAAATTTCTACCAACCTCGTCTGCCCAGGCGAGCCGTTTCACCGTCTTTTTCTTCTTCGCATTGATGCATGTGACCTCTCCTCCTAGCGTCTTCTTCTCAGCTCCCAGCATCTCAGCTCCGAGAGAGAGTTACTCAAACAgtccccaaaagaaaagaattttttttttttttttttttttaNACGGAGATGACACATTGATTATTCGATCCCCCATTAATCCCACATCAAATAAGtcattattaataatttgatcTTTAACACCCACAGTTAGAAGTCAATAGATAAAAGTTCTTTTGAGCTGAAAAGCCATTTGAAGTAAAACCATCCAAGATCAGAAGTCATTCAAGTACTTTCCAAGACAAAAAGAGAGTTGTCTGAAATGAAGACCATCTGAGCTACTGCATCTGCCCAGTTCCCCCGCAATCACCAAAACAATCACTGTATAAAAACACAGTTATTAGGATGAAAAATGTAGCTTTACAAGCAAATTCACAAATTTCATCTGTTCCGCGAATGAAATGTTACTAGCAATGTTTAATACACCGGGTCTGATTACTCTGTACAGTTACCTAGACAGAagttttttctttgctttccgAAACAGCTCGAGAACTGCTTGCTTTTGCTTCTCTCATTTTCCTCAGAGCCTCTCTCAGTCCCAAGACAATAAACAAATTGGTGAGAGTAAGCAATGATTCCGCGCCACCGTGCAGCCAGTCGACGTTGGACAAGGAAGTTCCGTAGTGCACTTTCGCTGTCGACAGTAATTAACTTCATGTTATGTAACAGTGTGCATAGAAACAACATAAATAGGATAGATTGATTTAAAGATGATTACCGTATATTCCAGCAGGAACTATTTGAAGAATACGAAGAGATAtacatgaaagaaaaagaaagaggttaatgcaagtcaaaaaattagaaattccATAAAGGTAATATTTGAGAATAAGTAAACTAATGACTTAGAAAGAAGACCAACAATGTTTGCAGCAATGTTCTCGCAACATTTAGCTCAAGGTATACGAATAATTGACGGTTTCTTCACTCAAAAGGGGCAGTtcggattattttttttgtgatatCGAAAGTTCATTAGCTAAAAGAAATGTTTAAGTACGGCAACTGTAAATAGATTTCTAACCATTCTGAATATGTATTATCTACATCTGAGGAAAAGTCGAGCAGAATATTAGAGTGCTCAGGGGTGGTTTGCTAAGGCAGTGGGATACTCGAATCGGACTCGAACTCGAACTCAAACTCGAACTAGAGCATTAAAACAGTACTTGGATTTGAAAATTGAAGGGAACTAAGCATCCCAAAGTGATCAACAACTACTAAATTTTTTCGTATTTACTCTGCTTATCAGGGGAGTTCCAAAATGGCACCTCTAATCAATCTTTCCCTAAACcattttctatcaaattgaTCTTTCTGGTAACATCATGCCAAAAGTTACTACTAAACAAATCTTGAGtttcatgttatttttattggcttaaataggccagcatTCTGTTCTGTAGTTGAGAGGTCCAACGCACGTTCGaaatgttcgaaatggcgtgaggctaggttgggcctagtcatgttcgaaatagaGTGAGAATGATTGGGCCAAATCACAATCGAGATTTGCTGTATCTGTACactaagtgaattggttgcgtatttctagcGGCTCAAATTTTTAGCATTAGTGCCATCGATCCGACAATTCTTATttactattaaatattaaaattatcgtTATCTTAGAGCTCTGGAGACAAACAGTAGTTAAATATACTATCCAGACTTGtagtattatttaatatatatccCTTCATCTAATTGAAGTCTATATTTTTCGAACCATTTATCCTAATATATACGAATTTTCttaaattcagaaaaaaaaatgtaatttcacacttggttaatcaaaatttaaaaccaaccaaaaaaaaaaaaagaaaaaagaaaaaaaaggagaagaagaggaaaggatAAGGATAGCATACTTGTGGCTCCGACAAAGGCGAGGAGGAAATAGAAGCCAAAAAGGGTGAGCTTGGGCGAAGTGTTGGACTTGGTGATGAAGTACAAGAAGCCCAAGTAGGGGAAGAGGGAGAAGGCGAAAAGCTGAGAAGCGATGCTCTGGGAATCGGCGGTGGGCGCCCAGGGATCCACGGGCAGAAGCCCACACACCACAATGCCcaacctgctgctgctgctgctgctgctgctgctgctaaaaCCGCTTCTGCGTCGAAGAAGCGCTTTTGAGGGTTGGGGGAAGGGATCTGGGGCAAAGCGATTGTGAGCGCCGGGGGGTAGAAGAAGAGGATGATGGGGTTTCCAGGGGGACTGCGAGGAAAAGCAGCAGCTTCGGATCatttttttgggcttttgctcTCCTTCGCCCCTCCGCCGGAAGTAAAAAgatctgcttctgcttctagtGCTGCCATTGGCTAAAATGTATATTAAAGGCATTTCAGCAGTACTCTGTATAAAATTAGCTTCAAAGTTTATTATTTGGtactattagatttttaattctttgataaaaaatattatgcggtcagaataataataaatttttaagagtTGAGTaagtagttggttaaatagtatgatctaatggataaaaatagttaaaaaaaataaatttaacggtaGAAAGTTTGGTAATATTAAATACTTGATGCTATTAGAAAACACTCTAGtcagactcatatatatatatatatagatatatatatatataggctgggactactatactcttatgagtatagaatctcttgtactcataaatttttaaccgttgattgatgggatgtgtggttagaatgatggcggttcccacttagaatgatagtggtcccctaggactgagtgggtagttggttgaatagtatgatctaactggtaaaaatgatcatagaataaatctaagagccgaaaacttatgagtataagggagccaatatttataaaagtatagtagccggactatatatatatatatatatattataaattatgctGGAATAACTATTACATAGCAAAACGCTCTTTTTGTTATCAGTTTTTAATCGCCTTGATGTCACAAATGTATGGTCAGGGATGAATTAGTCCGTTTAGAGTTTATGGTTCCCCTATCGGATTGAGTGGCCCCACTGGATTATATATTTACATCTAAGATTAgcaaataatgaaaagagtttaTCGCATAATAGGTTAAAAAACTGATGAGGCAATCAATAGAATTTTGCACTAATAAGTAGCagtccactctctctctctctctctctctctccctcatctctcactctctcttctcaTCATCAGTCTCTTCTCATCTCTTCTGCTtcctctcctatatatatatatatatatatatatgagtctggctactatactatcggtagtatggagggctccgtgctaccaagttgttttcgatgatgtggcttccaaatcgacgattggctccgttagacttgatctacactattgaaagtatttggaactaaatttcagatttttttcgacatcatttgacctgtgatcaaaagatcttaaaattgacaattttaatggccaatgtggtgtgtttgtgagtttaacggtgtaaaataatccaaatgcgatgaaaattttatagaaaattcttttcactatttagagtaagatcaatatatctgatcttgaatttaaatcttttatcatcattttttatgagatttttattttcagccgttcaattttaaactacttgtttgataggtaaatgatatcgaaaaattatgaaacttagtttctaaatacttttaatagtatagatcaagtctaacgaagccaatcgttgatttggaagacacatcatcgaaaataacttggtagcacggagccctccgcgccaccgatagtatagtagcctagttctctatatatatatatatatatagagagagagagagagagagagagagagagagagagagagagagagagagagagttgggcaagaatactctcaaaagcacaatagattggtgcttttgagtttttaatccttggatggagaaatgtNcctctctctctctctctctctctctctctatatatatatatatatatatatatatatatatagggataattgcctatatacccctcatacgtttggaaatatccgatttatccctactttgttttttctttctaaaacacttctcatatgttccaccgttattataaaatacccccgcagttatctcctgttaaattaacatgggttaaacgtgagttaaatatctaccacagttaaaaaaaattaaaatatcaattttgctcTTAAcgtaagggcaaataagaaaggttggtgacggtagaggggtatattggaaaagaccaaaagtcaaaatactttttatacccCCTgattttaagggcaaataagaaagaaagtGTTGGTGGAAAGTTTTAtatgaaagggtaaaatagtaattttacagagataacagagttacttAACaggttttaactctaggggtatattagaaataggttggaacgtaggaggggtattttcaatattagccttctaagaagggtaaatcagaaagtcgaaaatttttcagaggTATACAAGCAAttgccccatatatatatatatatatatatatatatatatatatatagatagtgcggctaggatgcttatggaagcacggagggctccgtgcttccactttgttttcgatgttcggacatTCGAATCGactatcggctccgttagaNNNNNNNNNNNNNNNNNNNNNNNNNNNNNNNNNNNNNNNNNNNNNNNNNNNNNNNNNNNNNNNNNNNNNNNNNNNNNNNNNNNNNNNNNNNNNNNNNNNNNNNNNNNNNNNNNNNNNNNNNNNNNNNNNNNNNNNNNNNNNNNNNNNNNNNNNNNNNNNNNNNNNNNNNNNNNNNNNNNNNNNNNNNNNNNNNNNNNNNNNNNNNNNNNNNNNNNNNNNNNNNNNNNNNNNNNNNNNNNNNNNNNNNNNNNNNNNNNNNNNNNNNNNNNNNNNNNNNNNNNNNNNNNNNNNNNNNNNNNNNNNNNNNNNNNNNNNNNNNNNNNNNNNNNNNNNNNNNNNNNNNNNNNNNNNNNNNNNNNNNNNNNNNNNNNNNNNNNNNNNNNNNNNNNNNNNNNNNNNNNNNNNNNNNNNNNNNNNNNNNNNNNNNNNNNNNNNNNNNNNNNNNNNNNNNNNNNNNNNNNNNNNNNNNNNNNNNNNNNNNNNNNNNNNNNNNNNNNNNNNNNNNNNNNNNNNNNNNNNNNNNNNNNNNNNNNNNNNNNNNNNNNNNNNNNNNNNNNNNNNNNNNNNNNNNNNNNNNNNNNNNNNNNNNNNNNNNNNNNNNNNNNggggcccacatcatcctaaccgcacatctcttaatccaatggtcacaaacttggtagcaccaataacttggtgctattaatagcatagtagcctagttctatagagtccggctactatgctattaatagcacgaagcacttggtgctaccaagttttccgccgttagatctacccttttgatcattttcacccgttagttcatactattaaaccaaccacccactcaaccctagggggccatatcatcctaaccgcacatctcttaatccaatggccaaaaacttggtagcaccgatgacttggtgctattaatagcatagtagcctagttctatatatatatatataggctaaagctactatactcttatgtgTATAGAgcactttgtactcataagttgttttcaatgatggagcttccgaatcgacgatccactccgttaaatatgatctagagtatttaaaatttttagaaaataaatttcgtaaatcataataaagtttatcaagcgggtgtaaaatgaacagtcaaaatcgaacgacgtcttaaaaatggatgataggatccttcaatttaagatcataattattgatctttatctatgtagtgaatagaattttctatcaaaaattcaactgattttgattcttttacaccgttaaactgacAAATATTCtataccggtcgttaaaaattgtcaattttgtgaccttctgatcgtaaggtaaatgatgtcgaaaaattagaaaatttgatttctagaccttttaaatgctctagataacatttaattgtgtggatcgtcgattcggaaactctatcatcgaaaacaacttatgagtacgatggcgacgtacttataagagtatagtagctagactatatatatatatagttgatctaggatacttttacaagtatcatccccatgttgctatcacgtttttagccattggatctactttttgattacaaatagcccttggatcaaacactatttcacctaccaccacctaccgccattatctcaacctcacatctctccatccaagggctaaaaacacacaagtatcacttgggtgatacttgtaaaagtattctagccctactctatatatatatatatatatatagtccggctactatactcttatgagtatagagcctcttgtactgataagttttttaccgtttgatctaccttttaatcatttttacccgttagattatactattcaaccaaccacccactcaaccctaggaggcccaatATTAACCTAACCGTAATCactctcatcctaaccgcatattttttcatccgaacttctaagtttctagccctcggatctacttcttgattattaatagaatttggatcaaacactatttcatctatcaccatcatcttagggcccgtttgttttggtgtaagtggagtgatggaactcaagttccatcacttccgttatttgttttggtgtaagtgaaaaatataatgtaactcaagttacgttagagctccacttcacctactctcgacttccggcTCTAAAGtaccgaactcgacttccaccacactcaaccttctctaaacaatttattaaacagtaaaacctaaactctactttctttataatgggttagaattaccttatttataataaattaagattatctttaaataataataaaaaatttaattatataataggttaaattttatagtgataaatttattactatatttaggagataatgggatccacttacttacatcaaaacaaacaacggaactcaaaaaactaattttaccagcaccaagttacatcaaaacaaacagacagagaagtgattgaatttaactttcagtggtacgagttacgtcaaaacaaacaacagaaaaataatcacacttcagggaaactcaaacaccactacacttgacttacgttgaatctacaaattcgtcaatccaaacgcccccttaacctcacatctctccatccaatggctaataACTCTAAAGCACATCTTCATAGTGCTTttgaagtattctagctcaactctctctctctctctctctctttatatatatatatatatatatatgacgaAAT
This region includes:
- the LOC109717483 gene encoding uncharacterized protein LOC109717483 yields the protein MPLIYILANGSTRSRSRSFYFRRRGEGEQKPKKMIRSCCFSSQSPWKPHHPLLLPPGAHNRFAPDPFPQPSKALLRRRSGFSSSSSSSSSSRLGIVVCGLLPVDPWAPTADSQSIASQLFAFSLFPYLGFLYFITKSNTSPKLTLFGFYFLLAFVGATIPAGIYAKVHYGTSLSNVDWLHGGAESLLTLTNLFIVLGLREALRKMREAKASSSRAVSESKEKTSV